A single genomic interval of Selenobaculum gibii harbors:
- the dnaN gene encoding DNA polymerase III subunit beta, whose product MKFSCTKEQLVHAVNIVQKAVSNKPQMPILSGIYLNAENNMIELQATDYELGIICKIEANVEKAGAIVLSGRYFQDVVKKLPGETVEIVTNKEEHTMKITSNSAQFNLLSLPASEFPVLKPLNATTSFKIRDNIFRELIKKTVFACSADEARPIFTGCLLNVNNSDVVMAATNTHRLSVKKEYLDDFTGNVKIIIPSKILNELARIMVAEVPSDIRIDCAYGQISFTFDNVYIISRLIEGQFPDYERVIPPDFATNITLNTDEFSAAVERVSLISRVSDYNIIRLTFKENSVVISSNNPDIGKAEESVPAIIEGNDLDISFNAKYVTDILKNIDSEKIYFSLNTPLSPASIKPCDDETYTYIITPVRTTA is encoded by the coding sequence ATGAAATTCTCATGTACAAAGGAACAACTTGTTCATGCTGTAAATATTGTACAAAAAGCTGTATCAAATAAACCGCAAATGCCTATATTATCAGGGATTTATTTAAATGCTGAAAATAATATGATAGAATTACAAGCTACAGATTATGAATTAGGAATCATCTGTAAAATTGAAGCAAACGTTGAAAAAGCGGGAGCTATAGTACTTTCGGGGAGATATTTTCAAGATGTAGTAAAAAAACTACCTGGCGAAACAGTAGAGATTGTAACAAATAAAGAAGAACATACAATGAAAATTACTTCAAATTCGGCACAATTTAATTTATTAAGTTTACCAGCTTCAGAATTTCCTGTATTAAAACCATTAAATGCAACGACAAGCTTTAAAATTCGTGATAATATTTTTCGTGAATTAATAAAAAAGACAGTATTTGCTTGTTCGGCCGATGAAGCTCGTCCCATATTTACAGGTTGTTTACTAAATGTAAATAATAGTGATGTAGTTATGGCAGCAACAAATACGCATAGATTATCGGTAAAAAAAGAATATCTTGATGATTTTACGGGAAATGTAAAAATAATTATTCCTTCAAAAATTTTAAATGAATTGGCGAGGATTATGGTAGCAGAAGTTCCTTCGGATATTAGAATTGATTGCGCATATGGACAGATTAGCTTTACCTTTGATAATGTTTACATAATATCAAGGTTAATCGAGGGACAATTCCCTGACTATGAACGTGTTATACCGCCTGATTTTGCGACGAATATTACTTTAAATACTGATGAATTTTCAGCTGCAGTGGAACGTGTTTCATTGATTTCAAGAGTGAGTGATTATAATATCATCCGCTTGACATTTAAGGAAAATTCGGTTGTTATTTCCTCTAATAATCCCGATATTGGGAAAGCAGAAGAATCCGTTCCAGCAATTATAGAAGGAAATGATTTAGATATATCTTTTAATGCAAAATACGTAACTGATATTTTAAAAAATATTGATAGTGAAAAAATTTATTTTTCACTTAATACACCTCTAAGTCCAGCGAGTATAAAGCCTTGTGATGATGAAACGTATACTTATATCATTACTCCGGTGAGAACAACAGCTTAA
- a CDS encoding RNA-binding S4 domain-containing protein, with the protein MEKIQIKTDDIQLDQLLKLASIVESGGQVKYMIADELIKLNGNIVTERRRKIKPGDIVEVDGVGKLSVIKLKGE; encoded by the coding sequence ATGGAAAAAATTCAAATAAAAACTGATGATATACAATTGGATCAATTATTAAAGCTAGCTTCCATTGTAGAATCTGGTGGACAAGTTAAATATATGATTGCTGATGAACTAATTAAATTAAACGGAAACATTGTAACTGAAAGAAGAAGAAAAATTAAACCAGGAGACATTGTTGAAGTTGATGGGGTTGGTAAGTTAAGTGTGATTAAATTAAAAGGTGAATAA